In one Achromobacter spanius genomic region, the following are encoded:
- a CDS encoding cupin domain-containing protein, with amino-acid sequence MQRPAAVPTVQIDNELVTVTEWRFPPGGETGWHRHGMNYVVVPQTTGPLLLDTPTGQVTSQLTTGIAYYRPVGVEHNVINPGDTEFVFVEIEIKQA; translated from the coding sequence GTGCAACGTCCCGCCGCCGTTCCCACCGTGCAGATCGACAACGAATTGGTCACCGTCACCGAATGGCGCTTTCCGCCCGGTGGCGAAACGGGCTGGCATCGCCATGGCATGAACTACGTGGTGGTCCCACAAACCACCGGTCCTTTGCTGCTGGACACGCCCACTGGCCAGGTCACCAGCCAGCTCACGACGGGCATCGCCTACTATCGACCGGTTGGCGTTGAGCACAACGTCATCAATCCCGGCGATACCGAATTCGTTTTTGTCGAAATCGAAATCAAGCAGGCCTGA
- a CDS encoding ABC transporter substrate-binding protein — protein sequence MKSKKWFSLSIGALVLAAALPATQALAQTKGGTLNMIVQPEPPVIVTAINQQGPTQFVAGKIYESLLTYDTNLKPMPGLAKSWEASADGLTYTFHLQDNVKWHDGKPFTSEDVVFSLAEMLPKTHARARVILNKFVDSVTAPDAKTVVIKLKTAFPAFMLMFEPGFAPMMPKHLYAGTDFMTNPANQKPVGTGPFMFKEWKRGEYIKLTRNPNYWKPGLPYLDELVFNVIPDAASRAVAFERGSVDVLRGGDVDNVDIKRLRALPKVEYTTAGWEMFSPQAYLLFNMRKPPFDNLKVRQAVMAAMNRKMVVNNIFFGLGKVSTGPFVTTEMFYDKNTPPMPFDMKKARALIKESGIKPEDYTIRQLSFPYGSTWDRLGEYTKQALEQLGFKVNLESTDAGGWASRTGNWDFDLTTNFTYQYGDPALGVQRLYISSNIVKGSPFANVQGYSNPETDKQWEAAASEVDPAKRQELYSKLQTTLVNEVANGFMVDMEFPTLYRANVKNLVKTAIGLNESFDDVYIEK from the coding sequence GTGAAATCGAAGAAATGGTTCTCCCTAAGCATCGGCGCATTGGTCCTTGCGGCCGCGCTCCCCGCCACCCAAGCCCTGGCCCAGACCAAGGGCGGCACCCTGAACATGATTGTTCAGCCCGAGCCGCCCGTGATTGTCACGGCCATCAACCAGCAGGGGCCCACGCAATTCGTCGCGGGCAAGATCTACGAAAGCCTGCTGACCTATGACACCAACCTGAAGCCCATGCCGGGCCTGGCCAAATCCTGGGAGGCGTCGGCCGATGGCTTGACCTACACCTTCCACCTGCAAGACAACGTCAAGTGGCACGATGGCAAGCCGTTCACGTCCGAAGACGTGGTGTTCTCGCTGGCCGAGATGCTGCCCAAGACGCATGCCCGCGCCCGCGTCATCCTGAACAAGTTCGTCGATTCGGTCACCGCGCCCGACGCCAAGACCGTCGTCATCAAGCTGAAGACCGCCTTCCCGGCCTTCATGCTGATGTTCGAACCGGGCTTCGCACCCATGATGCCCAAGCATCTGTATGCCGGCACCGATTTCATGACCAATCCGGCCAACCAGAAGCCGGTGGGCACGGGTCCCTTCATGTTCAAGGAATGGAAGCGCGGCGAATACATCAAGCTGACGCGCAACCCCAACTACTGGAAGCCGGGCCTGCCGTACCTGGACGAGTTGGTGTTCAACGTGATCCCGGACGCGGCTTCGCGCGCGGTGGCCTTTGAACGCGGCAGCGTGGACGTGCTGCGCGGCGGCGACGTGGACAACGTCGACATCAAGCGCCTGCGCGCCCTGCCCAAGGTGGAATACACCACGGCCGGCTGGGAAATGTTCTCGCCGCAGGCCTACCTGCTGTTCAACATGCGCAAGCCGCCCTTCGACAATCTGAAGGTGCGTCAAGCGGTCATGGCCGCGATGAACCGCAAGATGGTGGTCAACAATATCTTCTTCGGCCTGGGCAAGGTGTCGACCGGCCCGTTCGTCACCACCGAAATGTTCTACGACAAGAACACCCCGCCCATGCCGTTCGACATGAAAAAGGCGCGTGCGCTGATCAAGGAATCGGGCATCAAGCCCGAGGACTACACGATTCGCCAGTTGAGCTTCCCCTACGGTTCCACCTGGGACCGCTTGGGCGAATACACCAAGCAGGCGCTGGAACAACTGGGCTTCAAGGTGAACCTGGAATCCACGGATGCAGGCGGCTGGGCCAGCCGCACCGGCAACTGGGACTTCGACCTGACCACCAACTTCACCTACCAGTACGGCGACCCGGCGCTGGGCGTGCAGCGTCTGTATATCTCGTCGAACATCGTCAAGGGTTCGCCGTTTGCGAACGTGCAGGGCTACAGCAACCCCGAGACCGACAAGCAGTGGGAAGCAGCCGCCTCTGAAGTAGATCCGGCCAAGCGCCAGGAGCTCTACTCCAAGCTGCAGACGACCCTGGTCAACGAAGTGGCCAACGGCTTCATGGTGGACATGGAATTCCCCACCTTGTATCGCGCCAACGTCAAGAACCTGGTCAAGACCGCCATTGGCCTGAACGAATCGTTCGACGACGTCTACATCGAAAAGTAA
- a CDS encoding TRAP transporter large permease — protein sequence MILTVFLLVLLGLIALGMPIAFALLLSALAMMFQLNFFDTQILAQNMLTGANSFTLMAVPLFMLAGELMNAGGISRRIVRLASMFVGHVQGGLGYVAIFASVLLAALSGSAVADAAALGSLLIPMLREKGYDAGQASGLIAAGGIVAPIIPPSISFIIFGVATNVSITKLFFAGIAPGLMMGMTLVAVWTWVARKHGSITPSPREPWSKRWKALRESLWALMLPVIIIGGLRGGIFTPTEAAVVAAVYALIVSLFVYREIGLRDLVPLFVNAARTTSVVMFLVAAAMVSSYMITLADMPQDLIALLAPIMDQPKLLMFALLLLLILIGTVMDLTPTILILAPVLMPVVTKAGIDPVYFGVMFVMVGCVGLLTPPVGTVLNVVCGVARINMETICKGVWRYVVAYAILLILLVIFPELITVPARWMH from the coding sequence ATGATCCTGACCGTCTTCCTGCTTGTGCTGCTTGGGCTGATTGCCCTGGGCATGCCGATTGCCTTCGCGCTGCTGCTCAGTGCCCTGGCAATGATGTTCCAACTGAATTTCTTCGACACCCAGATCCTGGCGCAGAACATGTTGACGGGCGCCAACAGCTTCACGCTGATGGCGGTGCCGCTGTTCATGCTGGCGGGCGAACTCATGAACGCAGGCGGCATTTCGCGCCGCATCGTGCGCCTGGCCAGCATGTTTGTCGGGCACGTCCAAGGCGGACTGGGCTACGTGGCCATTTTCGCCAGTGTGCTGCTGGCCGCCCTTTCCGGCTCGGCGGTGGCCGATGCCGCCGCGCTCGGGTCGTTGTTGATCCCCATGTTGCGCGAAAAAGGTTACGACGCCGGACAGGCCTCGGGCTTGATCGCCGCGGGCGGCATCGTCGCCCCCATCATTCCGCCGTCCATCTCGTTCATTATTTTTGGCGTGGCCACGAATGTGTCGATCACCAAGCTGTTCTTCGCCGGCATCGCGCCGGGGCTGATGATGGGCATGACCTTGGTAGCCGTATGGACCTGGGTGGCGCGCAAGCACGGCAGCATTACGCCGTCACCACGCGAACCCTGGAGCAAGCGCTGGAAAGCGCTGCGCGAATCGCTGTGGGCGCTGATGTTGCCCGTGATCATCATCGGCGGGCTGCGTGGCGGCATCTTCACACCGACCGAAGCAGCCGTGGTGGCCGCCGTCTATGCGTTGATCGTCAGTCTGTTCGTTTACCGCGAGATCGGCCTGCGGGACCTGGTGCCGCTGTTCGTGAACGCCGCGCGCACCACGTCCGTGGTGATGTTCCTGGTGGCCGCCGCAATGGTGTCGTCCTACATGATCACGTTGGCCGACATGCCGCAAGACCTTATCGCGCTGCTAGCGCCCATCATGGACCAGCCCAAGCTGCTGATGTTCGCGCTGTTGCTTCTGTTGATTTTGATCGGCACCGTCATGGACCTGACGCCCACCATCCTGATTCTGGCCCCGGTGCTGATGCCGGTGGTCACCAAGGCCGGCATCGACCCCGTGTACTTTGGCGTCATGTTTGTCATGGTGGGCTGCGTGGGTCTCTTGACCCCGCCCGTGGGCACAGTACTGAACGTGGTGTGCGGCGTGGCCCGCATCAACATGGAAACTATCTGCAAGGGGGTGTGGCGCTACGTCGTGGCCTACGCGATCTTGCTGATTCTGTTGGTGATCTTCCCCGAACTGATCACCGTACCCGCACGCTGGATGCACTAG
- a CDS encoding ABC transporter permease, producing the protein MKFLSFLLSRIGKALVVVLGVVIINFFLIRLAPGDPAAVLAGQAGAGDAAYVDQLRVAFGLDKPIMTQLMLYLKGVVQLDLGFSYRNHVPVLDLIVERLPATFLLMSCAFVFSIVLGVFLGVVAAKARYRNKRRWIDSSVMTGALLLYATPLFWLSLMGILLFSVVLGWLPAFGMETVGAGLTGWARAVDIAQHLILPTVTLGCFFMAVYVRLTRASMLEVIGMDFVKTARAKGVSPSRVIRAHVLRNALLPVITFAGIQLGQMAGGAVLTETVFAWPGIGRLMFDALLQRDYQLLLGIFLVTSIMVVVFNLLTDVLYRLIDPRIGAGAQQGAAA; encoded by the coding sequence ATGAAATTCCTGTCTTTTCTGTTGTCCCGCATCGGCAAGGCCCTGGTGGTCGTGCTGGGCGTGGTAATCATCAATTTCTTCCTGATTCGCCTCGCGCCCGGCGACCCCGCCGCCGTGCTGGCGGGCCAGGCCGGCGCGGGCGATGCCGCCTACGTCGACCAGTTGCGCGTGGCCTTCGGGCTGGACAAGCCCATCATGACGCAGCTCATGCTGTATCTGAAGGGCGTGGTGCAGCTGGACCTGGGCTTTTCGTATCGCAACCACGTGCCGGTGCTGGACCTGATCGTTGAGCGCCTGCCCGCGACGTTCCTGCTGATGTCCTGCGCCTTTGTTTTTTCCATCGTGCTGGGCGTTTTCCTGGGCGTAGTCGCCGCCAAGGCGCGCTACCGCAACAAGCGCCGCTGGATCGACAGCTCGGTCATGACGGGCGCGTTGCTGTTGTACGCCACGCCCTTGTTCTGGCTGTCGCTGATGGGCATCCTGCTCTTCTCCGTGGTGCTGGGCTGGCTGCCCGCCTTCGGCATGGAAACGGTGGGCGCCGGCTTGACCGGCTGGGCCCGCGCCGTGGATATCGCGCAACATCTGATCCTGCCTACCGTCACCCTGGGCTGCTTCTTCATGGCCGTCTACGTGCGCTTGACGCGGGCATCAATGCTGGAAGTGATCGGCATGGACTTCGTGAAGACGGCGCGCGCCAAGGGGGTTAGCCCCAGCCGCGTGATCCGCGCCCACGTGTTGCGCAACGCCCTGCTGCCCGTCATCACCTTCGCCGGCATCCAGCTTGGCCAGATGGCCGGCGGCGCGGTGCTGACCGAAACCGTGTTCGCGTGGCCGGGCATCGGCCGCCTGATGTTCGACGCCCTGCTGCAACGCGACTACCAATTGCTGCTGGGCATCTTCCTCGTCACTTCCATCATGGTGGTGGTGTTCAACCTGCTGACCGACGTGCTGTACCGCCTGATCGATCCGCGCATTGGCGCCGGTGCGCAGCAAGGAGCCGCCGCATGA
- a CDS encoding DMT family transporter, producing the protein MASVPDVVLPAPTASRNAGILLFFAALVAFATFDAGSKHMLERYPAPFLNVMRYLAVIVLAVYMLWRHGPGLRLRDAPEKPLLVLRGITLATVATCFMTALIWMPLSEATAIYFTSPLIMVALSPWLLRERVRPVQWVAVAVGFAGMLLIVRPGSDLPLLGTLLMAVSAVCYAIFQVLTRKLSGKVPGPVQYAYTAIICLIVTALPAPFFLPDPWPGPADATLIIALGVCSGLAQVLLIAAFQRVSAATLAPLNYFQLLLAVLFSTFWFQRPPDAMALAGMGLIMAAGVFLALRRAA; encoded by the coding sequence ATGGCCTCCGTTCCCGACGTCGTCCTGCCCGCCCCCACCGCGTCGCGCAACGCGGGCATCCTGCTGTTCTTCGCGGCGCTGGTCGCGTTCGCCACCTTCGACGCCGGTTCCAAGCACATGCTGGAGCGCTACCCCGCGCCCTTCCTGAACGTGATGCGGTATTTGGCCGTCATTGTCCTTGCGGTCTACATGCTATGGCGCCACGGTCCCGGCCTGCGCCTGCGCGACGCGCCCGAGAAACCATTGCTGGTGCTGCGCGGGATAACGCTGGCCACGGTGGCCACATGCTTCATGACCGCGCTGATCTGGATGCCGCTGTCGGAAGCCACGGCCATCTATTTCACCTCGCCGCTCATCATGGTGGCGCTGTCGCCCTGGTTGCTACGAGAACGGGTGCGCCCCGTGCAGTGGGTCGCGGTAGCCGTGGGTTTTGCCGGCATGCTCTTGATTGTGCGCCCAGGCTCCGACTTGCCGCTGCTGGGCACGCTGTTGATGGCGGTGTCGGCCGTGTGCTACGCGATTTTCCAGGTGCTGACGCGCAAGCTGTCAGGCAAGGTGCCCGGCCCCGTGCAATACGCCTATACCGCGATCATCTGCCTGATCGTCACGGCCTTGCCCGCCCCCTTCTTCCTGCCAGACCCCTGGCCTGGCCCAGCCGACGCCACGCTCATCATCGCGCTGGGCGTATGCAGCGGCCTGGCGCAGGTGCTGCTGATTGCCGCGTTCCAGCGCGTATCGGCCGCCACGCTGGCCCCCTTGAATTACTTCCAACTGCTGCTGGCGGTCTTGTTCAGCACGTTCTGGTTTCAGCGGCCGCCAGATGCCATGGCATTGGCGGGCATGGGGTTGATCATGGCTGCGGGCGTGTTCCTGGCGCTGCGCCGCGCGGCATGA
- a CDS encoding TRAP transporter small permease, translating into MQASRSGRPGGSPLARAADWCFKLQTWLMVACLVVMVVLLFGNVALRYLFNSGINASDEVSRLAFVWLIFLGAVIALRDHQHIGVTMLVDRFGPAARRVSHVFCQLLVLWVLWLMAQGSWVQTVIGMGTVLPVTGMRLAVFNSAALYASVAMGILTVVDIIRVLAGGPLPAESSPEDPAI; encoded by the coding sequence ATGCAAGCTTCCCGTTCCGGGCGGCCCGGCGGTTCACCGCTGGCCCGCGCCGCCGACTGGTGTTTCAAGTTGCAGACCTGGCTGATGGTGGCCTGTCTGGTCGTCATGGTCGTGCTGCTGTTCGGCAACGTGGCGCTGCGCTACCTGTTCAACTCCGGCATCAATGCGTCAGACGAAGTCTCCCGCCTGGCCTTTGTCTGGCTGATCTTCCTGGGCGCGGTCATTGCGCTACGCGATCACCAGCACATCGGCGTCACCATGCTGGTCGATCGCTTCGGCCCCGCTGCCCGCCGCGTGTCGCATGTGTTCTGCCAACTGCTGGTGCTGTGGGTGCTTTGGCTGATGGCGCAAGGCAGTTGGGTACAGACCGTGATCGGCATGGGCACCGTGCTGCCTGTCACGGGAATGCGTCTGGCGGTATTCAACAGCGCGGCGCTGTACGCGTCGGTCGCCATGGGCATCCTGACCGTGGTCGACATCATTCGCGTGCTGGCCGGTGGCCCCTTGCCGGCGGAATCCAGTCCGGAAGACCCCGCCATCTGA
- a CDS encoding ABC transporter permease has translation MKSFAQRYMRNYGAVAGLAIMLVVVIVALAAPLLYQESPWMMVADPLIPPFTDAAYPFGTDMLGRDITAGLVWGARVSLMVGLLSTAVALLFGILIGSVAGYCGGRVDDALMRFTEFFQTIPQLAMAVVLVAILSPSVYSIMGAIAVVSWPPAARLVRSEFMTLKQREFVQAAIVIGQTPARIVSTQILPNAMSPIIVSASFMVATAILTESSLSFLGLGDRNLMSWGFMIGAARTMIREAWWMSVWPGVAILLTVLAINLIGEGLNDALNPQLRKRGE, from the coding sequence ATGAAGTCATTTGCCCAACGTTATATGCGCAACTACGGCGCGGTGGCAGGCCTTGCCATCATGCTGGTTGTGGTGATCGTGGCGCTGGCCGCCCCGCTGCTGTATCAGGAGTCGCCCTGGATGATGGTGGCCGACCCCTTGATTCCGCCATTCACGGATGCCGCCTACCCCTTTGGCACCGACATGCTGGGGCGCGACATCACGGCGGGCCTGGTATGGGGCGCGCGGGTGTCGTTGATGGTGGGGCTGCTGTCGACGGCAGTGGCCTTGCTGTTCGGGATACTGATCGGGTCGGTGGCCGGCTACTGCGGCGGTCGGGTGGACGACGCGCTGATGCGCTTCACCGAGTTCTTCCAGACCATTCCGCAGTTGGCCATGGCGGTGGTGCTGGTGGCCATCCTGAGCCCATCGGTGTATTCCATCATGGGCGCCATCGCGGTGGTGTCCTGGCCGCCGGCCGCGCGGCTGGTGCGTTCGGAATTCATGACGCTCAAGCAACGCGAATTCGTCCAGGCCGCGATCGTCATCGGCCAGACGCCCGCGCGCATCGTCAGCACACAGATCTTGCCCAACGCCATGTCGCCCATCATTGTGTCGGCCTCGTTCATGGTGGCGACCGCCATCCTGACGGAATCGTCCCTGTCCTTCCTGGGCCTGGGCGACCGCAATTTGATGAGCTGGGGCTTCATGATCGGAGCCGCGCGCACCATGATCCGCGAAGCCTGGTGGATGAGCGTATGGCCCGGCGTGGCCATCTTGCTGACCGTGCTGGCCATCAACCTGATCGGCGAAGGCCTGAACGACGCCCTCAACCCCCAACTGCGCAAGCGCGGCGAATAG
- a CDS encoding histone deacetylase family protein — translation MKAFFSEEQLLHTPQQFMRLGRLSAPTDLPSRAESLQGALAARGILVEAPSDYGRKPLESIHSAAYLNYLETAYTRWQSLKAPGVDPGPEVLPNLSPYYNGRVEQTGRGPCPSPSIVAQTGYYLSDLSCPIGPHTWRSALRSTHSAVAAADHVASTGGMAYALCRPSGHHAHHDRAGGFCYLNSSAAAASRLLQTWSKVAVLDVDAHHGDGTQNIFYQRADVMTVSLHADPSAYYPFYTGYADERGHGAGEGYNLNLPLAHGSGNDPFLAALDTALSTLAGYAPQALVLALGFDTYKDDPISVLKLDIDAYRDIGARVASLCVPTVVVQEGGYMVQAIGPALDAFLQGMGRASA, via the coding sequence ATGAAGGCGTTTTTCTCGGAAGAACAATTGCTGCACACTCCGCAGCAATTCATGCGGCTGGGCCGGCTCAGCGCCCCCACCGATCTGCCGTCCCGGGCGGAAAGCCTGCAAGGCGCGCTGGCGGCGCGGGGCATCCTGGTCGAGGCGCCTTCCGACTATGGCCGCAAGCCACTAGAGAGCATTCATAGCGCCGCATACCTGAACTACCTGGAAACCGCCTACACGCGCTGGCAATCGCTGAAGGCGCCCGGCGTGGATCCCGGGCCGGAAGTCCTGCCCAACCTGTCGCCCTACTACAACGGGCGTGTCGAACAGACCGGACGCGGGCCCTGCCCGTCGCCGTCCATCGTGGCGCAAACGGGCTACTACCTAAGCGACCTGTCTTGCCCGATCGGCCCGCACACCTGGCGCTCGGCCCTGCGGTCAACCCACAGCGCGGTGGCGGCGGCCGACCATGTCGCCAGTACGGGGGGCATGGCTTACGCGCTGTGCCGGCCGTCCGGCCATCACGCGCATCATGACCGCGCTGGCGGCTTTTGCTACTTGAACAGCAGCGCGGCGGCGGCCAGCCGCTTGCTGCAAACCTGGTCCAAGGTGGCGGTGCTGGATGTGGACGCACACCATGGCGACGGCACCCAGAACATTTTCTACCAGCGCGCCGACGTCATGACCGTGTCACTGCACGCCGACCCCAGCGCCTATTACCCGTTCTATACCGGTTATGCCGACGAACGTGGCCACGGCGCGGGCGAAGGCTACAACCTGAACCTGCCGCTTGCGCATGGATCGGGCAACGATCCCTTCCTGGCCGCGCTGGATACGGCATTGTCGACCCTTGCTGGCTACGCACCGCAAGCGCTGGTGCTGGCATTGGGCTTCGACACCTACAAAGACGACCCCATCAGCGTACTGAAGCTGGACATCGACGCCTACCGCGACATCGGCGCGCGCGTGGCCAGCCTGTGTGTGCCTACCGTCGTGGTGCAGGAAGGCGGCTACATGGTTCAGGCCATCGGCCCCGCGCTAGACGCCTTCCTGCAAGGCATGGGGCGGGCCAGCGCCTGA
- a CDS encoding LacI family DNA-binding transcriptional regulator has product MSVRKPRSSHAGRITMQEVARRAGVSAITVSRALRTPDKVAEALRLHIVRVCQELGYVPNHAASALASARSQTVVVLIPSLSNVVFVDIISGIKEVLDQQGYHMLIGVTGYSPDAEEALLRKYLQHSPDGVILTGIDHNPGTWTLLRTQRIATVHTIETLADGEDMSVGFSQFDSGYAACRHLVERGRRRIGIIGAQLDPRSLRRCEGARQALRDAGCYDATLEIMTPEKSSISLGASLLDTLRAQHPDCDAVFFCNDDLAQGAVFQCGRLGVRVPEQMAIIGFHDLAGTAWTTPPLSTIATPRYQIGLSAADLLMRHLAGEPVAQRQVDLGFTLVQRETS; this is encoded by the coding sequence ATGTCCGTCCGTAAACCCCGAAGCTCACACGCCGGCCGCATCACCATGCAAGAGGTTGCACGCCGCGCGGGCGTCAGCGCCATCACGGTGTCGCGCGCGTTGCGCACGCCCGACAAGGTGGCCGAGGCCCTGCGCCTGCATATCGTCCGGGTTTGCCAGGAATTGGGATATGTACCCAACCACGCCGCCAGCGCCTTGGCGTCAGCGCGGTCGCAAACCGTGGTGGTGCTGATTCCGTCGCTGAGCAACGTGGTGTTTGTGGACATCATTTCCGGCATCAAGGAAGTGCTGGATCAGCAGGGGTATCACATGCTGATTGGGGTGACGGGGTATTCGCCTGACGCTGAAGAAGCCTTGCTGCGCAAATATCTTCAGCATTCGCCGGACGGCGTGATCTTGACCGGTATCGACCACAACCCAGGAACCTGGACATTGCTGCGCACGCAGCGGATCGCCACGGTGCACACCATCGAAACGCTGGCCGATGGCGAAGACATGAGCGTGGGCTTTTCCCAGTTTGATTCGGGCTATGCCGCTTGCCGCCACCTGGTGGAGCGCGGCCGCCGCCGCATCGGCATCATCGGCGCTCAGTTGGACCCGCGTTCGCTGCGCCGCTGCGAAGGCGCGCGGCAGGCCCTGCGCGATGCGGGTTGCTACGACGCTACGCTGGAAATCATGACGCCGGAGAAATCGTCCATCAGCCTGGGCGCGTCCTTGCTGGACACCTTGCGCGCGCAGCATCCCGATTGCGATGCCGTCTTCTTCTGCAACGATGACCTGGCGCAGGGCGCGGTGTTTCAGTGCGGCAGGCTGGGCGTGCGCGTGCCGGAGCAGATGGCCATCATCGGCTTTCATGATCTGGCCGGCACCGCCTGGACCACGCCACCCTTGTCGACCATTGCCACGCCGCGCTATCAGATTGGCTTGTCGGCGGCCGACCTGTTGATGCGGCACCTGGCCGGGGAACCCGTCGCCCAACGGCAGGTGGACTTGGGCTTTACGCTGGTGCAGCGCGAAACCAGTTGA
- a CDS encoding ABC transporter ATP-binding protein has product MTEATPLLSIQNLSIALPRGGDRPFAVQDVSYDIRTGEILCIVGESGSGKSMSANAIMGLLPDYLTPQQGRILFRGKDLLRQDEATLQAMRGKDMAMIFQEPLSALNPLMTVGEQISEVMRVHNAYPGAERMRRTLELLDFVGLPDPATLYHVYPFRLSGGQRQRVMIAMALALEPALLIADEPTTALDVTTQAQILALIARIQKEKGMGVMFVTHDFGVVAEIAHRVAVMEKGILVEQGPADEVLNRPRHPYTQRLIAAVPHRRGEERVPTADDAPVLEVKDLKKTYVIGHGWLGGKREVRAVDGVSFAVRRGETLGIVGESGSGKSTIGKCLLKLVGINGGQLIFNGQDIAKMSESRFRPLRHDIQMIFQDPFASLNPRHTVGRIISDGPVANGVPRAQAEARVRELLSLVGMDPSAFDRYPNQFSGGQRQRIGIARALALEPKVLVADESVSALDVSVQAQVLQLLHDLQQRLQIALVFITHDLRVAAQICNSVLVMHRGKVVEYGSPSQIFDKPQHEYTRQLIAAVPGQHWDPTQATMA; this is encoded by the coding sequence ATGACCGAAGCCACGCCTCTGCTATCCATCCAGAACCTGAGCATTGCGCTGCCCCGGGGCGGCGACCGCCCCTTCGCCGTGCAGGACGTTTCCTACGATATCCGCACCGGCGAAATCCTCTGCATCGTGGGCGAGTCCGGTTCGGGCAAGTCCATGAGCGCCAACGCCATCATGGGTTTATTGCCCGACTATCTGACGCCGCAGCAGGGCCGCATTTTGTTCCGTGGCAAAGACCTGCTGCGGCAAGACGAAGCCACGCTGCAAGCCATGCGCGGCAAAGACATGGCGATGATCTTCCAGGAGCCGCTGTCGGCCCTGAACCCGCTGATGACCGTGGGCGAACAAATCAGTGAAGTCATGCGCGTCCACAACGCCTATCCCGGCGCCGAACGCATGCGGCGCACGCTGGAACTGCTGGACTTCGTGGGCCTGCCGGACCCGGCCACGCTTTACCACGTCTACCCGTTCCGCTTGTCGGGCGGCCAACGCCAGCGCGTCATGATCGCGATGGCGCTAGCCCTGGAGCCCGCGTTGCTGATCGCCGATGAACCCACCACGGCGCTGGACGTCACCACGCAAGCGCAGATATTGGCGCTGATTGCCCGCATCCAGAAGGAAAAAGGCATGGGCGTGATGTTTGTCACGCACGACTTCGGCGTGGTGGCCGAAATTGCCCATCGCGTCGCCGTCATGGAAAAAGGCATCTTGGTGGAACAAGGCCCCGCCGACGAGGTCTTGAACCGACCGCGCCACCCTTACACCCAGCGGCTGATCGCGGCCGTGCCGCACCGCCGTGGAGAAGAACGCGTGCCAACGGCCGACGACGCGCCCGTGCTGGAAGTGAAAGACCTGAAGAAAACCTACGTGATCGGCCATGGCTGGCTGGGCGGCAAGCGTGAAGTGCGCGCCGTGGACGGCGTCAGCTTCGCCGTGCGGCGGGGCGAGACGCTGGGCATCGTGGGCGAATCGGGGTCGGGAAAATCGACCATCGGGAAATGCCTGCTGAAGTTGGTGGGCATCAACGGCGGGCAATTGATCTTCAACGGCCAGGACATCGCCAAGATGTCGGAGTCGCGTTTTCGCCCGCTGCGCCACGATATCCAGATGATCTTCCAGGACCCGTTCGCCTCGCTAAACCCGCGCCACACCGTGGGCCGCATCATCAGCGACGGCCCGGTGGCCAATGGCGTGCCGCGCGCCCAGGCCGAGGCCCGCGTGCGCGAACTGCTGTCGCTGGTAGGCATGGACCCGTCCGCCTTTGACCGCTACCCGAACCAGTTTTCGGGTGGGCAGCGCCAGCGCATCGGCATCGCGCGCGCGCTGGCGCTAGAGCCCAAGGTGCTGGTGGCCGATGAATCGGTATCGGCGCTGGACGTGTCGGTGCAGGCGCAGGTGCTGCAACTGCTGCATGACCTGCAACAGCGCTTGCAGATTGCGCTGGTGTTCATCACGCACGACCTGCGGGTTGCCGCGCAGATATGCAATTCGGTGCTGGTCATGCATCGCGGCAAAGTTGTCGAGTACGGCTCGCCGTCACAGATTTTCGACAAGCCGCAGCATGAATACACACGGCAGTTGATCGCCGCCGTGCCCGGCCAGCACTGGGACCCCACCCAGGCGACAATGGCCTGA